One genomic segment of Bacteroides caccae includes these proteins:
- a CDS encoding RagB/SusD family nutrient uptake outer membrane protein, with amino-acid sequence MKKLNIYIIGLLTLMLCGIQSCALESEVFDEITPSIYPQTERDVRDLVTGNAYSPFQNYDYGGLYNVANGVMLISDMATEYGFCSWGGWIWEPLEFARWTPSDEDRIAYPWTNYLKGISKMTLTIDRITNVNMNKDLLNQYIAELRCARGFLAFLLYDLYGPIIVADLETLKNAEDEIILPRLSEEETHNFIVTELTEAAKVLPYSYDKSSSDYGRFTKGLCHMVLLKFYMQTKQWDKAITEARELQKPEYKYALVTDKGAERSAYANIFTYANEKNSETIWSVNCLTGYQVHLWYPHVMPSNLKASDAGRFDGGWGGYKMTWKFFKTYEDGDERKQTIISEYDTWEGTTLNETNKGVGSNSLQDGVIPLKYKIESNNAGNQCQTDWIVYRYADVLTLLAEAIVREGNTVTTEAINLLNQVRTRAGLTAYTASSFSSARDFLDKLLIERAHEFYFEGCRRQDLIRDGSYVATMKQKCTDYGQVSIINENYHRFPIPESAIIAGQGIIKQNPGY; translated from the coding sequence ATGAAAAAATTAAATATATATATCATTGGACTTTTGACTCTCATGTTGTGTGGGATACAAAGTTGTGCGTTAGAATCAGAGGTATTCGATGAGATCACCCCCTCGATATACCCCCAAACAGAACGTGATGTCCGCGACCTGGTTACGGGAAATGCTTATTCTCCATTCCAGAATTACGATTACGGAGGTTTGTATAATGTAGCTAATGGAGTTATGCTTATTTCGGACATGGCTACCGAATATGGTTTCTGCTCATGGGGCGGATGGATTTGGGAACCTCTGGAATTTGCTCGTTGGACCCCCAGTGACGAAGATCGCATTGCTTATCCTTGGACAAACTACCTGAAAGGGATAAGTAAAATGACACTTACCATCGACCGAATAACAAACGTAAACATGAATAAAGACCTTTTGAACCAATATATAGCAGAGTTACGTTGTGCCCGCGGTTTTCTGGCCTTTTTATTATACGACCTGTACGGTCCTATTATTGTAGCCGATCTAGAGACGCTCAAGAATGCAGAAGATGAAATAATCCTTCCACGTTTAAGTGAAGAGGAAACACACAATTTCATCGTCACCGAGCTGACCGAAGCTGCAAAAGTTTTACCATATAGTTACGATAAAAGTAGTTCGGATTACGGAAGATTTACAAAAGGGTTATGCCACATGGTATTACTTAAATTCTATATGCAAACGAAACAGTGGGATAAAGCTATCACCGAAGCTCGTGAATTGCAGAAGCCCGAATATAAATACGCATTGGTGACAGACAAAGGGGCCGAGAGGTCAGCTTATGCCAATATCTTTACATACGCCAATGAAAAGAACTCGGAAACAATCTGGTCTGTAAACTGTCTTACAGGTTATCAGGTTCATTTATGGTATCCCCATGTTATGCCAAGTAACCTCAAGGCATCCGATGCCGGAAGATTTGATGGTGGCTGGGGAGGTTATAAAATGACATGGAAATTCTTTAAAACATACGAAGATGGAGATGAGCGTAAACAAACTATCATCTCCGAGTATGATACATGGGAAGGTACTACCCTTAACGAAACCAACAAGGGAGTGGGAAGTAACTCCTTACAGGACGGTGTCATTCCATTAAAATATAAAATAGAAAGTAATAATGCAGGAAATCAGTGTCAGACAGATTGGATTGTATACCGCTATGCCGATGTGTTGACTCTATTGGCAGAAGCCATTGTCAGAGAAGGAAATACAGTTACAACAGAAGCCATTAATTTACTGAATCAAGTCAGAACACGTGCCGGTTTAACTGCATATACAGCTTCTTCTTTCAGCAGTGCTCGTGATTTCCTTGATAAATTATTGATAGAACGTGCACACGAGTTTTATTTCGAAGGGTGCCGCCGTCAGGATCTTATCCGCGATGGTTCTTATGTAGCAACCATGAAACAAAAATGTACCGATTACGGACAAGTGTCTATTATAAACGAAAACTATCATCGTTTCCCAATACCGGAATCAGCTATTATTGCGGGACAAGGGATTATTAAACAGAATCCGGGATATTAG
- the galB gene encoding beta-galactosidase GalB encodes MKYIVLFQHLQLKNIGLVLLCSFMFSNLLYSQSTREVINFDHGWLFNRYGLQPDGKRIDEPFGNGSPDSPSPKELAFNDKDWRKLDVPHDWGIEGPFRENLDGYTGKLPWRGIGWYRKRFNIKNIDKDKMFFLDFDGVMANAEVYLNGKKIGERPYGYISFRVNLTPYIRFDSENIIAVRVDTEKLGSRWYPGAGIYRHVRLVKTNKLHIPQWGVFISTPEINSQYATASVMVQLANGKKKTARSSYTIEIFKLDKANIPRERVAVGAKENIKIAANAIDSSLVSLKVEKPQLWDLENTNLYLAKVSVYDRKTLTDVYDVPFGFRTLKFTHNNGFLLNGKRVQLKGVCMHHDLGALGTAINKSAIERQINILKSFGANAIRTSHNPPAPELLELADKMGILILDEVFDCWASGKNENDYAVHYSEWHKKDIEALVCRDRNHPSVIMWSLGNEVEEQYHPEKGVAAYLRDIVRLYDSTRPVTFGASYPSKSAINGTELQVDVHGMNYPSGGYGGPDFYETFLNYPGHEHLSGFASESSSTISSRGVYFPKGYQVTSYDLKAPGWASLADAEFAALDKYPAICGEFVWTGFDYLGEPTPFNSDMSVLLNHAALSEEELAKAKEELKRIEKERPSSRSSYFGIVDLAGFPKDRYYLYKAHWMPDEPMAHILPHWNFPDRIGKITPVFVYSSGDEVELFLNGESLGRKKKEQYQYRFKWENVIYTPGELKAIAYKNGKLWATESVRTTGEPALLQVSAYKDKIKVADNELAFITVSIRDKTGSVVPTANHKIKCKLEGEGKIVATDNGDPTSLISFSATERETFNGFMLVVIKAHQGAKGKLRLIVESENLKSASVDINLL; translated from the coding sequence ATGAAATATATTGTTCTTTTTCAGCATCTCCAGTTGAAGAACATAGGGCTAGTCTTACTATGCTCCTTTATGTTTTCCAACCTGCTATACTCCCAATCGACGAGAGAAGTCATCAACTTCGATCACGGCTGGCTATTCAACAGATACGGTCTACAGCCTGATGGTAAACGAATAGATGAGCCTTTTGGGAATGGCAGTCCGGATTCTCCATCTCCTAAAGAGTTAGCCTTTAATGACAAAGACTGGAGGAAATTGGATGTCCCTCACGACTGGGGCATTGAAGGACCTTTCAGGGAAAATCTGGATGGCTATACAGGTAAGCTACCTTGGCGGGGAATCGGCTGGTATCGTAAACGCTTCAACATCAAAAATATAGATAAAGATAAAATGTTTTTTCTTGATTTTGATGGCGTGATGGCCAATGCGGAGGTATATCTTAACGGAAAGAAGATAGGAGAACGTCCCTATGGCTACATTTCCTTCAGGGTAAATCTTACGCCCTATATTCGCTTTGATTCGGAAAATATCATTGCAGTCAGAGTGGATACGGAGAAACTGGGTTCTCGTTGGTATCCCGGAGCAGGTATTTACCGGCATGTCAGATTGGTCAAAACCAACAAGCTTCATATTCCCCAATGGGGTGTATTTATTTCTACGCCCGAAATCAATAGCCAATATGCCACCGCATCCGTGATGGTTCAGTTGGCTAATGGAAAGAAAAAAACGGCTAGAAGCAGTTACACAATTGAAATATTCAAATTAGATAAAGCAAACATTCCCCGAGAAAGAGTTGCAGTGGGAGCTAAAGAGAATATCAAAATTGCAGCAAACGCCATCGACAGTAGCTTAGTATCTCTGAAAGTGGAGAAACCACAATTATGGGATTTGGAAAATACGAACCTCTATCTAGCCAAGGTATCAGTATACGATAGAAAGACGTTGACAGATGTATACGATGTGCCGTTCGGTTTCCGGACTTTGAAATTCACACATAACAATGGATTCCTGTTAAATGGGAAAAGAGTTCAATTGAAGGGAGTATGTATGCATCATGATTTAGGTGCATTAGGTACAGCAATCAACAAGAGTGCCATAGAACGCCAAATCAACATATTGAAGAGTTTTGGCGCTAATGCTATACGTACCTCTCACAACCCACCCGCACCCGAGTTGTTAGAACTTGCTGACAAAATGGGAATACTTATTCTCGATGAAGTATTTGACTGTTGGGCTAGTGGCAAAAACGAAAATGACTACGCTGTTCATTATTCCGAATGGCATAAAAAGGACATTGAAGCACTTGTTTGCAGAGACAGAAATCATCCTTCCGTCATTATGTGGAGTTTGGGAAATGAAGTAGAAGAACAGTATCATCCCGAAAAAGGAGTAGCAGCATATCTCAGGGATATTGTGCGGCTTTACGACTCAACCCGCCCCGTCACTTTCGGTGCCTCATATCCCAGTAAAAGTGCTATCAATGGTACAGAACTCCAAGTAGATGTCCATGGCATGAACTATCCTTCGGGGGGGTATGGCGGTCCTGATTTTTATGAAACATTTCTCAACTATCCGGGGCATGAACACTTATCAGGCTTTGCCAGTGAATCCAGTTCAACAATAAGTTCACGCGGAGTTTATTTTCCAAAAGGTTATCAAGTTACTTCATATGACTTGAAAGCCCCCGGTTGGGCATCTCTTGCCGATGCCGAATTTGCTGCATTAGACAAATATCCGGCTATTTGTGGTGAATTTGTCTGGACGGGATTTGACTATCTAGGCGAACCGACTCCTTTCAATAGCGATATGAGCGTCTTACTCAACCATGCCGCGCTCAGTGAAGAAGAACTGGCTAAAGCAAAAGAGGAACTAAAGAGAATAGAAAAAGAGCGTCCTTCCTCTCGTAGCAGCTATTTTGGCATTGTCGATCTAGCAGGTTTTCCAAAAGATCGTTATTACTTGTATAAAGCACATTGGATGCCCGACGAGCCTATGGCACATATTCTCCCCCATTGGAATTTTCCGGATAGGATAGGTAAAATAACTCCTGTGTTTGTGTATTCTTCGGGCGATGAAGTTGAACTCTTTCTGAATGGTGAATCTTTGGGCAGGAAAAAGAAAGAACAGTATCAATATAGATTCAAATGGGAGAATGTTATATACACTCCCGGAGAATTAAAGGCCATTGCCTACAAAAATGGCAAACTCTGGGCAACAGAAAGCGTAAGAACCACAGGAGAACCGGCTTTGTTACAAGTCTCCGCCTATAAAGACAAGATAAAAGTAGCTGACAATGAACTGGCTTTTATCACAGTCTCCATCCGTGACAAAACAGGAAGTGTTGTACCAACGGCCAATCATAAGATTAAATGCAAATTAGAAGGTGAAGGTAAGATTGTAGCAACGGATAATGGTGATCCAACTTCACTCATCTCTTTTTCAGCGACAGAGCGCGAAACTTTTAACGGATTCATGTTAGTTGTTATAAAGGCTCATCAAGGAGCAAAAGGAAAACTACGTCTAATTGTGGAATCCGAGAATTTGAAAAGTGCCTCTGTGGATATCAACCTATTATAA
- a CDS encoding right-handed parallel beta-helix repeat-containing protein codes for MMIILFSCSSSSIGEEPINPPVPPASSVEKSEYYVSTTGNDENPGTLTSPWRTIQKAVTTVTPGCVVNIMGGTYYEEIKVTVSGTADKYIVIKNYNDEEVIISGNNKPRELMNLNGVSYIKVKGLTFADCLGSYSVGIKISTTSDEASHHIEIESNTIRNLYANATATVYPPNVYAGGITVAGYLDSKAIHDIIIRENTVKDCRTGWTEAISVTGNVDGFLITKNVVTNTGNIGIDASGHWGISKNPATDFARNGVISENHVSYCKSPVEGGAGIYLDGSSNILVEKNISHNNVYGITVGCERANNFVTNNIIRNNICYHNEGFGIGLMGWSPEGRIIKNCQVVNNTAFENAKDRLGEIAIYSTENTTIKNNIFYSTHANSNLLYVDDSHLNLDMNFNHYYSSSPDVKFYWKGSIFSTFEQYKQNTGCDLASAFSNPLFIDTEVFDFQLQSTSPCIDTGDPAYTPAENELDFNHNPRKVGACIDKGAYEKQ; via the coding sequence ATGATGATTATTTTATTTTCTTGCAGTTCGTCATCTATCGGAGAAGAACCGATAAACCCTCCTGTTCCTCCTGCTTCATCCGTAGAAAAGAGTGAGTATTATGTTTCCACAACCGGTAATGATGAGAATCCCGGAACACTTACATCACCCTGGCGTACCATTCAAAAAGCTGTCACCACAGTTACCCCGGGATGTGTAGTAAATATTATGGGGGGAACATACTATGAAGAAATAAAAGTAACTGTATCCGGAACTGCTGACAAATACATCGTAATCAAAAATTATAATGACGAGGAAGTTATTATAAGCGGCAACAATAAACCCAGAGAACTAATGAATCTCAATGGCGTGAGTTATATAAAGGTAAAAGGGTTAACCTTCGCCGATTGCTTGGGATCATATTCTGTGGGAATAAAAATATCCACTACATCCGACGAGGCTTCTCATCATATTGAGATAGAATCGAATACAATCAGAAACTTATATGCAAATGCCACCGCAACAGTTTATCCGCCAAATGTATATGCCGGAGGAATAACAGTAGCCGGCTATCTGGACTCAAAAGCCATTCACGACATTATAATAAGAGAAAACACAGTAAAAGACTGTCGGACAGGTTGGACAGAAGCCATTTCAGTAACAGGAAACGTAGATGGTTTTCTGATTACTAAGAACGTAGTGACTAATACAGGAAACATCGGTATAGATGCGTCAGGGCATTGGGGTATTTCGAAAAATCCTGCCACAGATTTCGCCAGAAACGGAGTCATCTCTGAGAATCATGTTTCATACTGCAAAAGTCCTGTTGAGGGAGGCGCAGGTATTTATTTGGATGGAAGTTCAAATATCCTTGTTGAGAAAAACATTTCGCACAACAATGTTTATGGTATTACCGTAGGGTGTGAAAGGGCAAACAATTTTGTAACTAATAATATAATCAGAAATAACATCTGTTATCACAATGAAGGGTTTGGAATCGGACTAATGGGCTGGTCCCCTGAAGGCAGAATCATAAAAAACTGCCAAGTTGTTAATAACACAGCCTTTGAAAATGCGAAAGACAGATTGGGAGAAATAGCCATATACAGCACGGAAAATACTACGATTAAAAACAATATATTTTATTCAACTCACGCAAACTCAAATCTATTATATGTAGATGATAGTCACCTCAATCTCGATATGAATTTTAATCATTATTATTCCAGTTCTCCCGATGTTAAGTTTTACTGGAAGGGTAGCATATTTTCAACTTTCGAACAATATAAACAGAACACAGGCTGTGATTTAGCTTCGGCTTTCAGTAATCCTTTATTCATTGATACAGAAGTATTCGATTTTCAGTTACAATCCACATCTCCGTGTATAGATACAGGTGATCCCGCCTATACACCCGCAGAGAATGAACTGGACTTTAATCATAACCCTAGGAAAGTTGGAGCTTGTATTGATAAAGGCGCTTATGAAAAGCAATAA
- the guaA gene encoding glutamine-hydrolyzing GMP synthase has protein sequence MKQDMIVILDLGSHENTVLARAIRALGVYSEIYPHDITVEELKALPNVKGIIINGGPNNVIDGVAIDVNPAIYAMGIPVMAAGHDKAACEVKLAEFTDDIEAIKNAVKAFVFDTCKAEANWNMTNFVNDQIELIKRQVGDKKVLLALSGGVDSSVVAALLLKAIGDNLVCVHVNHGLMRKGESEDVVEVFSNQLKANLIYLDVTDRFLDKLAGVEDPEQKRKIIGSEFIRVFEEEARKLDGIDFLGQGTIYPDIVESGTKTAKMVKSHHNVGGLPEDLKFQLVEPLRQLFKDEVRACGLELGLPYEMVYRQPFPGPGLGVRCLGAITRDRLEAVRESDAILREEFQIAGLDKKVWQYFTVVPDFKSVGVRDNARSFDWPVIIRAVNTVDAMTATIEPIDWPVLMKITDRILKEVKNVNRVCYDMSPKPNATIEWE, from the coding sequence ATGAAACAGGACATGATTGTTATCCTTGACTTGGGTAGTCATGAGAATACGGTATTGGCTCGTGCCATCCGTGCATTAGGAGTTTACAGTGAGATTTATCCTCACGACATCACAGTGGAAGAATTGAAAGCATTACCTAACGTGAAGGGTATTATTATCAATGGCGGCCCGAACAATGTCATTGATGGTGTGGCTATTGATGTAAATCCGGCTATCTATGCAATGGGGATTCCCGTTATGGCTGCCGGCCATGACAAAGCGGCTTGCGAAGTGAAGCTAGCTGAATTCACAGATGATATTGAAGCTATTAAGAATGCTGTGAAGGCTTTCGTATTCGATACTTGCAAAGCTGAAGCTAACTGGAATATGACGAATTTCGTCAATGATCAGATAGAATTAATCAAACGTCAAGTAGGCGATAAGAAGGTATTATTGGCTCTGTCCGGCGGAGTTGATAGTTCTGTTGTTGCTGCTTTGCTTCTGAAAGCAATCGGTGATAATCTGGTGTGTGTACATGTGAATCATGGTTTGATGCGTAAAGGGGAGTCTGAGGATGTCGTTGAAGTATTCAGCAACCAGTTGAAGGCAAACCTTATTTATCTTGATGTGACCGACCGTTTTCTGGATAAACTGGCAGGTGTGGAAGATCCGGAACAAAAACGTAAGATTATCGGTAGCGAGTTTATCCGTGTATTTGAAGAAGAAGCACGCAAGTTGGACGGTATCGACTTCTTAGGCCAGGGTACTATTTATCCGGATATTGTGGAAAGTGGAACGAAGACGGCTAAAATGGTGAAATCTCATCATAACGTAGGTGGGTTGCCCGAAGATCTCAAATTCCAACTTGTAGAGCCTTTGCGTCAACTGTTCAAGGATGAAGTTCGTGCCTGTGGTCTGGAGCTGGGATTACCTTATGAAATGGTTTACCGTCAGCCTTTCCCCGGTCCCGGTTTGGGTGTACGCTGCCTGGGTGCTATTACACGTGACCGTCTGGAAGCCGTGCGTGAATCTGACGCTATCCTGCGTGAGGAATTCCAGATTGCCGGATTGGATAAAAAAGTATGGCAATATTTCACGGTAGTGCCCGATTTCAAATCTGTTGGTGTACGTGATAATGCCCGTTCTTTCGATTGGCCGGTTATCATTCGCGCTGTCAATACAGTAGACGCCATGACTGCTACTATTGAACCGATTGACTGGCCTGTTCTGATGAAAATCACGGACCGTATTCTGAAAGAAGTGAAGAATGTGAATCGTGTTTGCTATGATATGTCGCCTAAACCCAATGCGACCATAGAATGGGAATAA
- a CDS encoding sensor histidine kinase, with protein MNIKTKLILGIGMLAGMIILLVTLSVVNLQILTATEPDSPAAMPGLERALLWISITGSICILTGLVLLYWLPRSISKPIKELKEGILEIADHNYEKRLNMDKNEEFREVADSFNRMAERLTEYRASTLSDILSAKKFIEAIVNSIDDPVIGLNMDRQILFINEEALNVLNLKRENVIRKSAEELALKNDLLRRLVRELVTPGEQKEPLKIYADNKESYFKASYVPIINTEAEKDEPRKLGDVILLKNITEFKELDSAKTTFISTISHELKTPIAAIMMSLQLLEDKRVGALNDEQEQLSKSIKENSERLLGITGELLNMTQVEAGKLQLMPKITKPIELIEYAIKANQVQADKFNIQIEVEYPEEKIGKLFVDSEKIAWVLTNLLSNAIRYSKENGRVVIGAKQEDNIIELYVQDFGKGIDPRYHKSIFDRYFRVPGTKVQGSGLGLSISRDFVEAHGGTLTVESELGKGSRFVIRLKA; from the coding sequence ATGAATATTAAAACGAAACTGATTCTTGGTATTGGAATGTTGGCCGGAATGATTATTCTGCTGGTAACTCTTTCGGTTGTAAATCTTCAAATTCTAACGGCAACGGAACCGGATAGCCCTGCTGCTATGCCCGGACTGGAACGTGCATTACTATGGATTTCCATTACCGGCAGCATCTGTATCCTGACCGGACTTGTGTTGCTTTATTGGCTTCCCCGGAGCATTAGTAAACCGATAAAAGAACTGAAAGAGGGGATTCTTGAAATAGCCGATCATAATTACGAAAAGCGCTTGAATATGGATAAGAATGAGGAATTTCGCGAAGTTGCCGATAGCTTTAATCGAATGGCGGAACGGTTGACCGAATATCGTGCCAGCACTCTTTCGGATATTCTCTCCGCCAAGAAATTTATCGAAGCGATTGTGAACAGCATAGATGATCCGGTGATCGGTTTAAATATGGACCGGCAGATTCTGTTTATTAATGAGGAGGCATTGAATGTGCTGAATTTGAAGCGTGAAAATGTGATTCGTAAGTCAGCGGAAGAACTTGCTTTGAAGAATGATCTGCTCCGTCGGTTGGTTCGTGAACTGGTGACACCAGGCGAACAAAAGGAACCTTTGAAAATATATGCTGATAATAAAGAAAGCTATTTCAAAGCGTCCTACGTTCCTATCATTAATACAGAAGCGGAAAAAGATGAACCTCGTAAACTGGGAGATGTCATTTTGCTGAAAAATATTACGGAATTTAAGGAACTGGACTCTGCCAAGACTACATTTATCTCTACTATTTCTCATGAGTTGAAAACTCCGATTGCTGCTATTATGATGAGTCTTCAACTGTTGGAGGATAAGCGTGTCGGTGCATTGAATGATGAACAGGAGCAACTTTCAAAGAGCATCAAGGAAAATAGTGAACGCTTGCTTGGTATCACCGGAGAATTGCTCAATATGACTCAGGTGGAAGCCGGAAAACTGCAATTAATGCCCAAGATCACCAAACCGATTGAACTGATAGAGTATGCTATCAAGGCCAATCAAGTACAAGCCGATAAGTTTAATATTCAGATAGAAGTGGAATATCCGGAGGAAAAGATCGGTAAACTCTTTGTCGATAGTGAAAAGATTGCTTGGGTGTTGACTAACTTATTGAGTAATGCTATTCGTTATTCCAAAGAAAACGGTCGTGTAGTGATTGGTGCCAAGCAAGAAGATAATATCATTGAGTTGTATGTTCAGGATTTTGGTAAAGGGATTGACCCTCGTTATCACAAAAGTATCTTTGACCGTTATTTCCGTGTACCCGGAACGAAAGTGCAAGGTAGCGGGCTGGGGCTGTCTATTTCGAGAGATTTTGTGGAAGCTCATGGCGGTACGCTGACGGTGGAAAGTGAATTAGGCAAAGGAAGCCGGTTTGTGATACGGCTGAAGGCATAA
- a CDS encoding sensor protein KdpD, with amino-acid sequence MDDREQSVQHFLDLIKRSHRGKFKIYIGMIAGVGKSYRMLQEAHELLENGVDVQIGYVETHGRVGTEAMLQGLPVISRRKIFYKGKELEEMDLDTIIRIHPEIVIVDELAHTNVEGSLNEKRWQDVMALLDEGINVISAINIQHIESVNEEVQEITGIEVKERVPDSVLQEADEVVNIDLTAEELIARLKAGKIYRPEKIQTALDNFFRTENILQLRELALKEVALRVEKKVENEVVMGVAVGLRHEKFMACISSHEKTPRRIIRKAAKLATRYNTTFIALYVQTPKESMDRIGLARQRYLLNHFKLVTELGGEVVQVQSRDILGSIVEVCKEKQISTVCMGSPDLKLPYAICSILGYRKFLNNLSRANVDLIILA; translated from the coding sequence ATGGATGATAGAGAACAAAGTGTACAGCATTTCTTGGATCTGATTAAGAGATCCCACCGGGGTAAGTTTAAAATCTATATCGGTATGATAGCCGGTGTGGGAAAGTCTTATCGTATGCTTCAGGAAGCACATGAACTGCTGGAGAATGGAGTGGACGTGCAAATCGGCTATGTTGAAACTCACGGACGTGTCGGAACCGAGGCGATGCTGCAAGGGCTCCCTGTCATTTCGCGGCGTAAGATTTTCTATAAGGGAAAAGAACTGGAAGAGATGGACCTAGATACAATTATCCGTATTCATCCGGAAATTGTCATTGTGGACGAGTTGGCACACACGAATGTGGAGGGCAGTCTGAACGAAAAGCGTTGGCAGGATGTAATGGCTTTGCTGGACGAGGGAATCAATGTGATTTCGGCAATTAATATTCAACACATTGAGAGTGTGAACGAAGAAGTACAGGAGATTACAGGTATCGAAGTGAAAGAACGGGTACCCGACAGTGTTCTTCAGGAAGCGGATGAAGTGGTGAATATTGACTTGACGGCAGAGGAGTTGATTGCCCGTTTGAAAGCCGGAAAGATATATCGTCCGGAAAAGATTCAGACAGCATTGGACAATTTCTTTCGAACTGAGAATATTCTGCAATTGCGCGAGTTGGCTTTGAAGGAAGTTGCATTGAGGGTGGAGAAGAAGGTGGAGAATGAGGTTGTAATGGGAGTGGCTGTCGGGTTAAGACATGAAAAGTTTATGGCTTGTATCAGCAGTCACGAGAAAACACCGCGGAGAATTATCAGGAAGGCGGCAAAGTTGGCAACCCGGTACAATACTACTTTTATCGCCCTGTATGTTCAGACACCGAAAGAGAGCATGGATAGAATTGGTCTGGCGAGACAGCGTTATCTGCTGAATCATTTTAAACTGGTGACAGAGTTGGGAGGGGAGGTTGTTCAGGTACAGTCTAGAGATATTCTGGGGAGCATTGTGGAGGTTTGTAAAGAGAAGCAGATATCCACTGTATGTATGGGTAGCCCTGACCTGAAATTGCCGTATGCTATCTGTTCCATACTGGGATATCGAAAGTTTTTGAATAATTTGTCACGAGCTAATGTAGATTTGATTATACTTGCATAA
- a CDS encoding K(+)-transporting ATPase subunit C: MKTLLKSLKITLAFCVFFSVFYILFLWLFAQVAGPNKGNAEVVTLNGKVVGAANVGQMFTKDIYFWGRPSCAGDGYDATSSAGSNKGPTNQEYLDEVKARIDTFLVHHPYLSRKEVPAEMVTASGSGLDPNITPQCAYVQVKRVAQARGLREEQVKSIVDESIEKPLLGFLGTEKVNVLKLNIALEEKSGK, encoded by the coding sequence ATGAAAACTTTATTGAAGTCTTTAAAAATAACACTTGCTTTTTGTGTCTTTTTCTCCGTGTTCTATATCCTTTTCTTGTGGCTGTTTGCACAGGTTGCAGGTCCTAACAAGGGAAATGCCGAAGTAGTCACACTAAACGGAAAAGTAGTGGGAGCGGCGAATGTCGGTCAGATGTTTACAAAGGATATTTACTTCTGGGGACGCCCTTCCTGTGCGGGCGACGGGTATGATGCGACAAGTTCAGCCGGTAGCAACAAAGGACCTACGAATCAGGAATACTTGGACGAAGTAAAAGCGCGTATCGATACGTTCCTCGTTCATCATCCTTACTTGAGTCGTAAAGAGGTACCGGCGGAAATGGTGACGGCAAGTGGTTCAGGACTCGACCCGAATATCACTCCCCAATGTGCGTATGTACAGGTAAAAAGAGTTGCACAGGCTCGTGGATTGAGGGAGGAACAGGTGAAGTCAATAGTTGACGAGAGTATAGAAAAACCGTTATTGGGATTTTTGGGGACAGAAAAAGTGAATGTGTTGAAATTAAACATAGCGTTGGAAGAAAAAAGTGGTAAGTAA